In Ictidomys tridecemlineatus isolate mIctTri1 chromosome 16, mIctTri1.hap1, whole genome shotgun sequence, a single genomic region encodes these proteins:
- the LOC144371255 gene encoding uncharacterized protein LOC144371255, which translates to MPHLCKLFCQGFSQNPSLKNYQRIHTGEKPYKCKVCGMSFNRNSNLDRHNRIHTGEKPYKCNVCGKSFSEKSSLTQHQRIHTGEKPYKCKVCGKSFNTNSNLDCHNRIHTGEKPYKCKECGKSFNQKIDLIRHLRMHTGEKPYMCTVCGKIFRHKSSLIQHQRIHTGEKPYKCKECGKGINTISRLNCHKRIHTGEKPYKCEECGKTFRERWSLTQHQRIHTREKPYKCKECVKAFNSISHLDRHKRIHTGEKPYSCHTICKLCGKSFNQKSSFTQHQQIHTGEKPYKCRECGKDFNQQSSLTRHQRTHIREKSYKCEEWQSFEY; encoded by the coding sequence ATGCCCCACTTATGTAAATTATTTTGCCAAGGTTTCAGTCAAAacccaagccttaaaaattaccagagaattcataccggagagaagccctacaaatgtaaagtgtgtggcatgagctttaatagaaactcaaatcttgatcgccacaacaggattcatactggagagaagccctacaaatgtaatgtgtgtggcaagagttttagtgaaaaatcgtcacttactcagcaccagcgtatccacactggagagaagccctacaaatgtaaagtgtgtggcaagagttttaatacaaactcaaatcttgattgccacaacaggattcatactggagagaagccctacaaatgtaaagaatgtggcaaaagttttaatcaaaaaatagatcttattcggcacctgagaatgcacactggagagaagccctacatgtgtacagtgtgtggcaaaattTTCCGTCACAAATCATCACTTattcagcaccagcgaatccacactggagaaaagccctacaaatgtaaagaatgtggcaaaggtaTTAATACCATCTCACggcttaattgtcacaaaaggattcatactggagagaagccctacaaatgtgaagaatgtggcaaaacttttagGGAAAGATggtcacttactcagcaccagagaatccacactagagaaaagccctacaaatgtaaagaatgtgtaaaagcttttaatagcatctcacatctTGAtcgtcacaaaaggattcatactggagagaagccctactcTTGCCACACAatatgtaaattgtgtggcaagagtttcaatcaaaaatcatcatttactcagcaccagcaaatccacactggagagaagccctacaaatgtagagaatgtggcaaagattttaatcaacaatcatcacttactcgacatCAGAGAACCCATattagagagaagtcctataaatgtgaagaatggcaaagctttgaATATTGA